In Moorena sp. SIOASIH, the following proteins share a genomic window:
- a CDS encoding DUF6679 family protein encodes MLHRKIYQLCCDGREVCVFLRDQQRWIERARIVDIEGDLVTIRYETDEEDEISSWEEMVRLESIGSVSHKLASVFRGNVDPIVSDDCPEAEQIHPRSQDLNQD; translated from the coding sequence ATGCTACACCGCAAGATTTATCAACTCTGCTGCGATGGTCGTGAGGTCTGCGTTTTCTTGCGGGATCAGCAACGTTGGATTGAACGCGCCCGCATTGTTGATATCGAGGGAGATTTAGTCACAATTCGTTATGAAACAGACGAAGAGGATGAGATCAGTTCCTGGGAAGAAATGGTCCGCTTGGAAAGCATAGGCTCTGTGAGTCACAAGCTAGCTTCTGTTTTCCGAGGTAATGTTGATCCGATAGTCTCTGATGATTGTCCAGAGGCTGAACAAATCCACCCCCGCTCCCAAGACTTAAATCAGGACTAG
- a CDS encoding aldose epimerase has translation MFEIVRSQDQYETYILTDHNAQSRLEVVPERGGIVTRWNIQGHEIFYLDAERFKDPNLSVRGGIPILFPICGNLVNDTYTYLGKDYTLKQHGFARNLPWQVTDSATNDMAVLTLTLKSNDQTRSVYPFDFEVTFTYRLKGNTLDIDQRYTNHSAEPMPFSTGFHPYFLTSDKTKLEFDIPASEYQEKQTQAVHPFSGSFDFSCDEIDVAFGQLSDKTASVTDPERGLAIALTYTDAYSTLVFWTVQGKDFYCLEPWSAPRNALNTGENLTHLAPGESSEASVRLTAKFF, from the coding sequence GTGTTTGAGATCGTACGCAGTCAAGACCAATACGAAACTTACATTCTCACTGACCACAATGCCCAGTCTCGATTAGAAGTGGTTCCTGAACGGGGTGGCATTGTCACTCGGTGGAATATCCAAGGTCACGAGATTTTTTATCTTGATGCGGAACGCTTTAAAGATCCCAATCTGAGTGTACGGGGTGGCATTCCCATCCTCTTCCCCATCTGTGGAAACTTAGTTAATGATACTTATACATACCTTGGCAAAGACTATACTCTCAAACAACACGGCTTTGCCCGTAATTTGCCTTGGCAGGTGACTGATAGTGCAACGAATGACATGGCAGTGTTGACTCTCACCCTCAAGAGTAATGACCAAACTCGCTCTGTCTATCCGTTCGACTTCGAAGTTACCTTTACCTATCGATTAAAGGGCAACACCCTAGACATTGACCAGCGCTATACTAATCATTCCGCTGAACCGATGCCCTTTTCCACAGGTTTCCATCCCTACTTCTTGACGTCTGACAAAACTAAACTGGAGTTTGATATTCCTGCATCGGAGTATCAGGAGAAGCAAACTCAAGCAGTACATCCTTTCAGTGGCAGTTTTGATTTTAGCTGTGATGAAATTGATGTAGCGTTTGGGCAACTCAGTGATAAGACTGCCAGTGTTACTGATCCCGAACGGGGATTAGCGATCGCATTGACCTACACTGATGCTTACTCGACCTTGGTATTTTGGACAGTTCAAGGCAAGGACTTTTATTGCCTTGAACCTTGGAGTGCTCCCCGTAACGCTCTTAACACTGGGGAAAATTTAACTCACTTAGCTCCCGGAGAGAGTAGTGAGGCATCGGTGAGGCTAACGGCGAAATTTTTCTAA
- the fba gene encoding class II fructose-bisphosphate aldolase (catalyzes the reversible aldol condensation of dihydroxyacetonephosphate and glyceraldehyde 3-phosphate in the Calvin cycle, glycolysis, and/or gluconeogenesis), translating to MALVPMRLLLDHAAENGYGIPAYNVNNMEQILSIMQAAEEADSPVILQASRGARKYAGENFLRHLVTAAVESYPHIPIAMHQDHGNSPATCYSAIRNGFTSVMMDGSLEADAKTPASFDYNVSVTAEVVKVAHAIGVSVEGELGCLGSLETGKGDKEDGHGFEGTLTRDQLLTDPDEAVEFVERTQVDALAVAIGTSHGAYKFTRKPTGEILAISRIEEIHNRLPNTHLVMHGSSSVPQEWLDMINQYGGSIPETYGVPLEEIQKGIKSGVRKVNIDTDNRLAITAAIREAAAKDPSNFDPRHFLKPSIKYMKQVCLKRYEAFGTAGNASKIKQATIDVFATKYANGELSAVAKKAVTA from the coding sequence ATGGCACTTGTACCCATGCGGCTACTGTTGGATCACGCAGCTGAGAACGGCTACGGGATTCCAGCATACAACGTTAACAACATGGAACAAATCCTGTCTATCATGCAGGCTGCTGAAGAAGCGGATAGTCCGGTAATCTTACAAGCTTCTCGTGGTGCCCGCAAATATGCAGGTGAAAACTTCCTCCGCCATCTGGTCACAGCAGCGGTGGAATCCTACCCTCATATTCCCATTGCCATGCACCAAGACCATGGCAATAGCCCAGCCACCTGCTATTCGGCAATTCGTAACGGCTTCACCAGTGTGATGATGGATGGCTCCTTGGAAGCTGATGCTAAGACTCCAGCCAGCTTCGATTACAACGTCAGTGTTACTGCCGAAGTAGTAAAAGTTGCCCATGCTATCGGTGTTAGTGTTGAAGGGGAACTGGGTTGCCTAGGTTCACTCGAAACCGGTAAAGGTGACAAAGAAGATGGTCACGGATTTGAAGGAACTCTGACTCGCGACCAACTATTGACCGACCCCGACGAAGCAGTTGAATTTGTTGAGCGCACCCAAGTTGATGCTCTAGCTGTAGCTATTGGTACTAGCCACGGTGCTTACAAGTTCACCCGCAAGCCGACTGGAGAAATTCTTGCTATTAGTCGGATTGAAGAAATTCATAACCGTCTGCCTAACACTCACTTAGTGATGCACGGTTCTTCCTCTGTGCCTCAAGAGTGGCTTGACATGATCAACCAGTACGGTGGTTCTATTCCTGAAACCTATGGTGTACCCCTTGAAGAAATTCAAAAGGGTATTAAGAGCGGTGTCCGTAAGGTTAACATCGACACCGACAACCGCTTGGCTATCACTGCTGCTATCCGGGAAGCTGCTGCCAAAGATCCTTCTAACTTTGACCCCCGTCACTTCCTCAAGCCTTCTATCAAGTATATGAAGCAGGTTTGCTTGAAGCGTTACGAAGCCTTTGGTACTGCTGGTAATGCTAGCAAGATCAAGCAAGCGACTATCGATGTTTTTGCAACTAAGTATGCCAACGGTGAGTTAAGTGCTGTGGCGAAGAAGGCTGTAACTGCCTAG
- a CDS encoding DUF3181 family protein, which produces MANPTSTEAIETLAAEIGDKVYIDVAKWHLYLRDAHLHTTLAEQFYPLLIDNTNTITEDQMMPILQSIQVKLGGGKRQVPLADLLPMQCQMDLIDILEEYQRQL; this is translated from the coding sequence ATGGCTAATCCAACTTCTACAGAAGCAATCGAAACTCTCGCTGCTGAAATTGGCGACAAAGTATATATTGATGTAGCCAAATGGCATCTCTACCTTAGGGATGCCCATCTACATACCACTTTGGCTGAACAATTTTATCCCCTACTAATCGATAACACTAATACAATCACAGAAGACCAGATGATGCCAATCCTGCAAAGCATTCAGGTCAAGCTAGGTGGTGGGAAACGGCAAGTTCCCCTAGCAGATTTGCTACCCATGCAGTGTCAGATGGATCTAATCGATATTCTCGAAGAGTATCAAAGACAGCTGTAA
- a CDS encoding 2TM domain-containing protein, producing MPPRWPRKPDRRDPAYRRLDDRMNFAVHVAIFAACNSGVWFFKTIQYAQWTWAYWFTGLWGLILVGHGVYIFAIANYTPLPTQEPPTESPQG from the coding sequence ATGCCTCCTCGTTGGCCTCGTAAACCTGACCGACGTGATCCAGCCTACCGTCGTCTAGATGACCGCATGAACTTTGCTGTACATGTAGCAATTTTTGCTGCTTGTAATTCCGGAGTGTGGTTCTTCAAAACTATACAGTATGCTCAATGGACTTGGGCATACTGGTTTACTGGTCTGTGGGGATTGATTTTAGTAGGGCATGGGGTTTATATATTTGCGATCGCAAACTATACTCCCCTGCCTACTCAAGAACCTCCAACCGAATCCCCTCAAGGATGA
- the moaB gene encoding molybdenum cofactor biosynthesis protein B codes for MIRSKQFVPLNIAVMTVSDSRTEATDKSGKLLVESLTQAGHHLAEKVLVPDNIYKIREVVSRWIADESVQVVLTTGGTGVTGRDGTPEAIQPLLDKEIQGFGEIFRMISYQEIKTSTIQSRALAGVANATYIFCLPGSSGACRTGWEQIIKAQLDLGNSPCNLVELMPRLRET; via the coding sequence ATGATCCGAAGCAAACAGTTTGTTCCCTTAAATATTGCAGTCATGACGGTGTCGGATTCCCGTACCGAAGCCACGGATAAGTCGGGTAAGCTGCTAGTTGAGAGTTTAACCCAGGCAGGGCATCACTTAGCGGAAAAGGTTCTTGTTCCAGACAACATCTACAAAATCCGTGAGGTGGTTTCGCGATGGATTGCTGACGAATCTGTACAGGTAGTGTTGACTACAGGAGGAACTGGCGTTACAGGTCGAGATGGTACACCAGAAGCGATTCAACCTCTGCTGGATAAGGAAATCCAGGGCTTTGGTGAAATTTTCCGCATGATTTCCTACCAAGAGATTAAGACTTCTACTATCCAATCTCGTGCCCTGGCTGGTGTGGCTAACGCAACATACATCTTTTGTCTGCCAGGATCTTCTGGAGCTTGTCGGACAGGTTGGGAGCAGATTATCAAAGCTCAGCTCGATTTGGGCAATTCCCCCTGTAATCTGGTGGAACTGATGCCACGTTTGCGAGAAACCTAA
- the moaC gene encoding cyclic pyranopterin monophosphate synthase MoaC yields the protein MSQYSCGNQSLSHLDSQGQAQMVDVSGKELSKRQAVAAAQVRMKTTTFNTIQAGNAPKGDVLGTARLAGIMAAKQTSQLIPLCHPLPLHKLEVQIEPDPQLPGYQIQASVTTKAETGVEMEALTAVSVAALTLYDMAKALEKSIAIESIRLLSKTGGKSGDYQISAHC from the coding sequence ATGTCGCAATACTCTTGTGGAAATCAATCGTTATCCCATCTCGATAGTCAAGGTCAAGCTCAGATGGTCGATGTTTCTGGCAAAGAGCTTAGCAAACGTCAGGCAGTAGCCGCTGCTCAGGTACGGATGAAAACCACAACCTTCAACACCATCCAAGCTGGTAATGCCCCCAAGGGTGATGTCTTAGGAACCGCTAGGCTGGCTGGGATTATGGCAGCAAAGCAAACTTCCCAACTGATTCCTCTGTGTCATCCCTTGCCCCTACACAAGCTCGAAGTTCAAATCGAACCTGACCCCCAACTACCGGGATATCAGATTCAGGCATCTGTGACTACTAAAGCTGAAACTGGTGTAGAAATGGAAGCACTAACAGCAGTTTCTGTTGCAGCTTTGACCCTTTACGATATGGCCAAAGCTTTGGAAAAGTCTATCGCGATTGAATCGATTCGCCTGTTGAGTAAGACCGGAGGTAAATCCGGGGATTACCAAATCTCAGCCCATTGCTAA
- a CDS encoding MFS transporter, which yields MKVFQTLEGQQRQSLLILFTVGLLFWSSLTSLLPTLPQYIEDLGGTKQQVGLVMGCFAIGLLLFRNPLGRMADLRSRKLVVIIGTSAVALAPLGYLFTQSISLLMLVRMFHGISIAAFTIGYLALVTDLSPVDKRGELIGYMSLATPIGLGLGPALGGFLQQEVSYTVLFLVSAALGGLGVLLGSQIREPIRHATPEQEQSESWLNSIWQLLVKLWQLLTSPALGIPALVMLLFGIVFGTKVSFVSLFIRETGINLNPGLFFTAAAIASFVIRVLTGQASDRYGRGVFITASVVCYIISMLMISQAETGVEFLLAAFLEGAGVGLFIPMMTALMTDRSSADERGQVFAVCISGFDLGIGLAGPIFGYFADLLGYRGIFSCGAGIAFLGLIIFMTKSNKNLSRSLRFAIGRERDLYAIDNRMP from the coding sequence GTGAAAGTTTTTCAGACCCTGGAAGGGCAGCAACGCCAAAGTTTGCTGATTTTATTTACTGTAGGTCTGCTATTTTGGTCAAGCTTAACGTCTTTGTTGCCAACCCTGCCGCAATATATTGAAGACTTGGGTGGTACCAAGCAACAGGTGGGGCTAGTAATGGGTTGCTTTGCCATTGGTCTGTTGCTGTTTAGAAACCCACTGGGGCGTATGGCAGACCTGCGCAGTCGCAAGTTGGTAGTAATTATTGGTACTAGCGCTGTAGCTCTAGCGCCTTTGGGCTATCTATTTACCCAGTCGATTAGCCTGTTGATGCTGGTTCGAATGTTTCATGGCATCAGTATTGCAGCCTTTACCATCGGTTATCTGGCTCTAGTCACCGATTTGTCCCCTGTTGACAAGCGGGGTGAGTTAATTGGTTACATGAGTTTGGCAACACCGATTGGTTTAGGTCTCGGACCAGCGCTAGGGGGTTTTCTACAACAAGAGGTTAGCTACACGGTTTTATTCTTAGTGTCTGCAGCTCTAGGTGGGCTGGGTGTGCTGTTAGGGAGTCAGATTCGTGAACCAATCAGGCATGCTACACCTGAGCAGGAACAATCAGAATCTTGGTTAAACTCGATTTGGCAGCTATTGGTCAAACTATGGCAGTTGTTAACCAGCCCTGCTCTTGGAATTCCAGCTTTGGTAATGCTGTTGTTCGGTATAGTATTTGGAACAAAAGTTAGCTTTGTCTCTCTGTTTATTCGAGAGACTGGTATTAATCTCAATCCAGGATTGTTTTTCACAGCTGCTGCGATCGCTAGTTTTGTGATTCGTGTGTTAACTGGTCAGGCATCTGATCGCTATGGACGAGGAGTATTTATCACCGCTAGTGTGGTTTGCTATATCATCTCAATGTTGATGATTTCCCAGGCTGAAACGGGAGTTGAATTTTTACTAGCCGCTTTCCTAGAAGGAGCTGGCGTTGGACTATTCATACCGATGATGACTGCTTTGATGACTGACCGCTCCTCTGCTGACGAACGGGGTCAGGTATTCGCTGTCTGCATTAGTGGGTTTGATTTAGGGATTGGCCTAGCTGGGCCGATCTTTGGTTATTTCGCTGACCTCTTAGGATATCGAGGAATTTTCTCCTGTGGTGCTGGTATAGCATTTTTGGGACTGATTATCTTTATGACTAAGTCCAACAAAAATCTATCCCGTTCCCTCAGATTTGCCATCGGTCGTGAACGGGATTTATATGCTATAGACAATAGAATGCCTTAG